The DNA region CGTCATGATGCAGTTTGCCGAACGTCTGCTGCGCAAACACCCGCAGCACATCACCCTGCTCGCCCCGTTCACCACCTGGATGCTGACCTTTCTGTGCGGCACCGGACACGTGGTCTACACCATGTTCCCCATCATTGCGGATATCGCCCTGAAGAAAGGGATCCGCCCCGAGCGCCCGATGGCCGTGGCATCCGTGGCATCACAGATGGCGATTACGGCATCCCCCGTTTCCGTGGCCGTCGTGTCGCTGGTCTCCATCCTGGCGGCCCAGCATGGGATCGGCCACGCGTGGGGGATCCTGGAAATCCTCGCCGTGTCGGTTCCCGCGTCACTGTTCGGCGTGGCCATTGCGGCCCTGTGGAGCTTACGTCGAGGGAAAGATCTGGCTGACGATCTTGAGTTTCAGGAAAAGCTGAAGGATCCAAAGCAGCGCGAGTTTATCTACGGCGGAACGGAGACGTTAATGAATCAGCGTTTCCCTAAGCAGGCCTACTGGTCCACGTGGATTTTCTTTGCCGGTATTGCCGTGGTCGTTCTGCTGGGGGCATTTCCTGAACTGCGCCCTGCCTTTGAGCTGAAAGGCAAAATGACGGCGCTGTCGATGAACCTTGTCATTCAGATGATGATGCTCATTGCGGGCGCCGTGATGCTGATGGCCTGTAAGGTCAATGCGTCCGCGATTTCTAACGGCGCGGTGTTCAAGGCCGGTATGGTCGCGATCTTCTCGGTGTTCGGCGTGGCGTGGATGAGCGACACCTTTTTCCAG from Enterobacter chengduensis includes:
- a CDS encoding anaerobic C4-dicarboxylate transporter — encoded protein: MITIEFVVILLCLLTGTRFGGMGLGLISGIGLFILCFVFGLQPGKPPVDVMLTILAVIGCAAALQTAGGLNVMMQFAERLLRKHPQHITLLAPFTTWMLTFLCGTGHVVYTMFPIIADIALKKGIRPERPMAVASVASQMAITASPVSVAVVSLVSILAAQHGIGHAWGILEILAVSVPASLFGVAIAALWSLRRGKDLADDLEFQEKLKDPKQREFIYGGTETLMNQRFPKQAYWSTWIFFAGIAVVVLLGAFPELRPAFELKGKMTALSMNLVIQMMMLIAGAVMLMACKVNASAISNGAVFKAGMVAIFSVFGVAWMSDTFFQAHLDELKLALEGVVKSHPWTYAIVLFLVSKLVNSQAAALTAVAPMGLMLGIDPKMLIAFFPASYGYFVLPTYPSDLACIGFDRSGTTRIGKFIINHSFILPGLIGVSCACAASYLLVQTFF